A section of the Deltaproteobacteria bacterium genome encodes:
- a CDS encoding citrate synthase yields MKKQETLAITDNRTGKTYEIPIVENAVRAVDLRQIKQSPDDFGLLSYDPAYLNTASCQSRITFINGDKGILEYRGYPIEQLAEKSNYLETAYLLTYGELPTQTEMEKWRSHITLHTMVHENIKKFMDGFHYDAHPMGILVGTVAALSTFYPDAKYIDDEASRDLQTWRLIGKISTLAAYAYRHSVGLPYVMPDNDLNYAGNFLSMLFKKVEAKYSPNPVLEKALDLLFLLHADHEQNCSTSAVRNIGSSHADPYSAVAAGVAALYGPLHGGANEEVIRMLEKIGSTKNVPDFIKSVKEGHGKLMGFGHRVYKNYDPRAKIIKKMADAVFGVTGRNPLLDIALELEKIALDDDYFVSRKLYPNVDFYSGLIYQSMGFPVSIFPVLFAIGRMSGWVAQWRELITDKEQKIARPRQVYLGHRARSYVPPSKRTT; encoded by the coding sequence ATGAAAAAACAGGAAACCCTTGCCATCACCGACAACCGGACCGGCAAAACCTACGAGATTCCAATCGTCGAAAACGCCGTTCGCGCGGTCGATCTGCGGCAGATCAAACAATCACCCGACGACTTCGGCCTTTTAAGCTACGATCCGGCCTACCTCAACACCGCCTCCTGCCAGAGCCGGATCACCTTTATCAACGGCGACAAGGGAATTCTCGAATACCGCGGCTATCCGATCGAGCAGTTGGCGGAAAAGAGCAACTACCTGGAAACGGCCTATCTCCTTACTTACGGCGAACTGCCCACGCAGACAGAGATGGAGAAGTGGCGGTCGCACATCACTCTCCATACGATGGTGCACGAAAACATCAAAAAATTCATGGACGGCTTCCACTACGATGCCCATCCCATGGGAATCCTCGTGGGGACGGTGGCCGCCCTTTCCACCTTTTATCCCGACGCAAAGTACATCGACGACGAGGCCTCGCGCGACCTCCAGACCTGGCGGCTGATCGGCAAGATCAGCACGCTGGCCGCCTATGCCTATCGGCACAGCGTGGGGCTCCCCTACGTGATGCCCGACAACGATCTGAACTACGCGGGGAATTTTTTGAGCATGCTGTTTAAAAAGGTGGAGGCGAAATACTCCCCGAACCCGGTTTTGGAAAAGGCGCTGGATCTTCTCTTTCTTCTCCATGCCGATCACGAGCAGAACTGTTCCACCTCGGCGGTCAGGAATATCGGATCTTCCCATGCCGATCCCTATTCGGCGGTGGCGGCGGGAGTGGCCGCCCTCTACGGCCCCCTGCACGGCGGGGCCAACGAGGAGGTCATCCGGATGCTGGAAAAAATCGGCTCTACGAAGAACGTTCCCGACTTCATCAAAAGCGTGAAAGAGGGGCATGGAAAGCTGATGGGGTTCGGCCACCGGGTCTATAAAAACTACGATCCCCGCGCCAAGATCATCAAAAAAATGGCCGACGCCGTTTTTGGAGTGACCGGGCGCAATCCCCTTCTGGACATCGCGCTGGAGCTGGAAAAAATCGCCCTCGATGACGACTATTTTGTCAGCCGGAAGCTCTACCCGAACGTCGATTTTTACTCGGGCCTCATCTATCAGTCGATGGGCTTCCCGGTGTCCATCTTTCCGGTTTTGTTCGCCATCGGGCGGATGTCGGGCTGGGTGGCCCAGTGGCGGGAGCTGATCACCGACAAGGAGCAAAAAATCGCCCGCCCGCGGCAGGTCTATCTCGGACACCGCGCAAGAAGCTACGTCCCGCCGTCGAAACGAACAACCTGA